CCTCGGCGGTGAGGGGGTTGAAGGCCTCGATGAGGTGGCTCTCGCCCTCCTCGGGGCCGCCGGCGCGTCGGCGCTCGGCGCGGCGCCACTCCTGGAAGGTGTTGGGGGCGTAGTACGTGAGCTTCCACGTGCAGGCGATGAGGGTGACGAGGACGTACTTCAACCACATGGGCATGCGCGAGTCGCGGAGCCAGCGGGTGTTGTCCTCGACGAGGTCGGGGTCGGCGATGCGCTCCCCGGTGCGGCCGTGGTGGAGGACGTTGTGCTCGTGGCGCCACGCGTCCGGGGCAATCCAGTCCAGCCAGTCCACGCCGCGGCGCCAGCCGGCGGCGAAGCCGCGCCCGGTGTAGCGCGCGGGGACGTCCCGCACGCGGTCATAGCCGCGGTGGGTGACGTGATGGGCCATCATCGTCCAGCGCGTGGTGCTGCCCTGGGCCAGGAGCAGGGCGGACACGGGATTGGGCACGAGCCAGGCGGTGGCATAGCCGAGCAGGGTGCAGGCGCGGCCCCAGCGCTCCAGCTTGCGGAAGTGGGCCAGGTCCTCGGGGTCGAACGACGTGCCCAGCTCGGCGCGGAGCGCGGAGAGGTCGCGGTCGAAGGCGTCTACGTCGATGGAGGGAAAGTCGGGGCGAGGCGAGGGGTCGCGGAACGGGACGGCGGTGCTCAGGGAAGCTCCAGGAGGTCCGTGCGGGCTGTGCGTGCAGGCGCGCCCGGGAAGGGCCCGCGCCGACATCGTACCGGAGCGGCTGGAGCACCCAGGAAAACTCTTGAGGGCGGCCCGGCAGCCAGGGGGAAGGGTGCCCCGTGGTGCCCCAGGCACGCTGAGTCAGGAATTTCAGGCACTTGGCGGCGCTGAAAAAAGACCCACGGGCGTGTCGATCCTGCGGAGCGTCCTTCGTCGTGAGGATGAACCGCCAGTCCCAGGAAGAGAGCAACCCCTCGATGGCTACCCCGAAGAGCGCCGCATCCAGGAAGTCGGCGACGAAGCAGGCAGCACCGAAGAAGGCCGCAGCGAAGAAGGCCGCAGCGAAGAAGGCCGTCGCGACGAAGGCGGCGCAGGCTGTCCCGAAGCTCTCGCCCTCGGCCGTCGTGCCGAAGGCCCTGGCAGCGAAAGGCGCCTCCATCGAGGGCTTCATCGCGGCGCTGGAGGGGTGGCAGCAGGCCATCGTGCGTCCGCTGGCCGCGCTCATCGCGAAGGAGGCTCCGGAAGCGGCGGCGTACGTGAAGTGGGGGCATCCGGTGTGGGACGTCGGAGGCCCGTTCGCCCTGGTGAAGCCCGCGAAGGGGCACGTGACGCTGGGGTTCTGGCGTGGCGGCCAGCTCAGTGATGCCGACGGCATCCTGGAAGGGGAGGGCGCGGGGATGAGGTACGTGAGAATCCCGCAGGGTGGCGCGCTCCCGGCGTCGCTCGCGGCGCTGGTGCGCGAGGCGGTGGCGCTGAACGAGCGGCACGGTGACCCCCTGAAGCGCTGAGCTGGCCCGCCGGATTCTTCGTGCCAGGGGGACGGCGGGAAAAATAAAAGGGCATGTCGAGAACCCGCCCCTGGCTCCGACCCATGGGTGACCGCGCACTCAATCCAGGGGCGCAGGCACGGAGAGGACGCCGACCATGAAGTACATGATGATGATGAACACGCCGAGCAGGGGGCCGTACCAGGTGGCGAGCTGGCCGCGGAAGGACCTCGAGGCGCACATCCAGTTCATGAAGGACTTCGCGAAGAAGCTCAGCGCGGCGGGTGAGCTGGTGGCGGCCGAGGGGCTGGCGGGACCGGACCAGGCGAAGCTGATTCGGGCTGGGAGTGACGGCAGGCCCGTCACGGACGGCGTGTTCCCGGAGTCGAAGGAGTTCCTGGCGGGCTACTGGATTGTGGACGTGGAGAGCCCCGAGCGCGCGTATCAGCTTGCGGCGGAGGCCTCGGCGGCGCCCGGGCCCGGTGGCAAGCCGCTGAACCTGGCCATCGAGGTGCGGCAGGTGATGAGCGGGCCGCCCGAAGTCTGACGTGATGCCGACGTCACTGGCCCCGCATATCGAGCACCTGCTGCGAGAGCTCGCGCCGCGGGTGCTGGGCCTGGTCGTCCGGCGGTTCCACGACTTCGCCGCCTCGGAGGACGCGGTCCAGGAGGCGTTGATTGCGGCGACCGCGCAATGGCCGCGCGACGGTGTGCCCGAGGAGCCGCGCGCTTGGCTCATCCAGGTGGCGGCGAGGCGCCTGACGGACCAGGTGAGGGCCGAGGCGGCCCGTCGTCGCCGGGAAGCCCTGGTGGTCAGCCTGGTGCCACCGGAGGAGCAGCTGGCGCTGGCCCCGGACAGCGATGAGTCGGCGGGGAGGGACGACACGCTCGTCCTGCTCTTCCTGTGCTGTCACCCCGCGCTCACCTCGGCCTCGGCGATAGCGCTGACGCTGCGAGCCGTCGGAGGTCTGACGACGGCGGAGATAGCCAAGGCGTTCCTGGTGCCGGAAGCGACGATGGCGCAGCGAATCAGCCGGGCCAAGCAGACCATCAAGGCCTCGGGGGTGCCGTTCCAGCTGCCCACGGTGGAGGAGCGCGCGCAGCGGCTCGGCAATGTGTTGCATGTGCTCTACCTCATCTTCAGCGAGGGCTACACGACGAGCAGCGGCCCGGAGCTGCACCGCACGGACCTGTCGGGAGAGGCGCTGCGCCTGACGCGAATGCTGCGAGCGCTGCTGCCGGAGGACGGCGAGGTGGCGGGGTTGCTGGCGCTGATGCTGCTGACGGACGCGAGGCGCGAGGCCAGGACGGGGCCTGTGGGCGAGCTGATTCCGCTCGACGAGCAGGACCGCAGCCGCTGGGACGCGCAAGCGATTGCCGAGGGCGTCGCGCTCGTGACGGAGACGCTGTCGAAGGGCTCGATAGGGGTGTACCCGGTGCAGGCCGCCATCGCGGCGGTGCACGACGAAGCGCCGAGGGCCGAGGACACGGACTGGCCGCAGATTCTCGCGCTGTACGGCGTGCTGATGCAGCTGTCCGACAACCCGATGGTGACGCTCAACCACGCGGTGGCGACGGCGATGGTGCACGGCCCGGAGGCGGGGCTGGAGCTGTTGAAGGCGCTCGACGGCGACGCGCGCCTGGCGGGGCACCACCGCCTCGACGCGGTCCGGGCCCACCTGCTGGAGCGGGCGGGAGACCCCGAAGGCGCCATCCAGCACTACACGAAGGCCGCCGGCCGCACGACGAGCATCCCAGAGCGCAACTACCTGCTGACGCAGGCGGCGAGGCTGAGCGACGCCCGGAAGTAGCGAGCCGTTGAGAGCCCTGGCTGCTCGCGTACGAGCCCAGTCGGCGGGTTCGATTCCCGCCGCCTAGAGTCCCTCAAGAGGCCGGAGGATGTGAAGCAGGAACTGCCCTGAGTGAGGGACCGCCTCGACGCGGACACCGGGCGCGCCATCCTCTACGTCAGCCGAGGAGGCCAGGAGACGCGCTTGGCCGAGGTGCTCCGCTCCGCTGCCGACACCCGCGACGACGTCGGCGAGTTCCGCTCGCTCGCTTCGGATAGGCAGCTGGCGGAGGTGGGCGTCGGATTCCCGCCGTACCACGGCCTCTGCCGCACCACGACATTCGCGGTCGTTTGAGGCGTGTGCGGCTCTCGCCTCCTCCTCACCTGCTTTGGGGAACGTGGTGACGCTCTTCCGGGAGCGCGGGTGCGACGAGTACGAGATGGCCGAGGGCGGGGCGAAGAAGGGGAAGAAGTAGAGGGCGCCGCGCAGCGGCGGGTCGCGCGAGCCCCTCACGGCGCGGGAGAAGAAGCGATAAGGCGCCCCCACTGCACCCCTGTCATATTGACGCCCGCGCGCGGGGTACGGGAGGCTGGCTAACCATGTACGTTCCATCGTGGATTGTCGCTGGCGCGGTCGGCCTCATGCCTCTCGTTTGGTGGCGTAAGAGGTGGCTCCGGCAGGTCGAAATCACCACCGTCAAGAATTCGTGGCACCTCCTCCCGCGGCGACACAAGCAAGAGATTCTGTACGTTCGGGAGCGCCTCCACCGAGGCGAGCCGACGGGCATCGTCGACTACGGCGGCGTCCGAGACGATGAACTTCAGGAGCGGTTCGAGAACTCGCTGCGCAATGCTCTTGAGGGCGAGTCGTGGGCGTTTGATTTGCTCAGAGAGCAAGTGTACCTACATAAATTCGGCGCGGAACCCCATTGGAGCACGCCGCACACGCGGCGTTCTCTTGGGGTTCGCCGGGCTGCGGTCGACGACACTACGCCACCAGAATCCCGTTGACTCGACGGCTGCGCCAGAAAGCCGCGCTCGCTCGGTAAATTCTGGCGATTTGGCGGGGCACAGGTGCCACGCATCCCACCGAGACCACGCCACAGTCAGTCTGCCTTGTCAGCGAGCGGTACTCTGATTGGCAAGGATGGTTCGCTGACAGTGGATTGCAGGTCACCAGCGAGCACGGAAGGCTCCTGCTGTTTTGGCTGGATCTGTGCTGAATTCCACAGTCGAGCGCACGACGGCAAGAACGGGCTCGGCTCTTATGGGCTTCACCGGTTCGCACGAGAAGAAGAGCGTGAGGGTTTTTTCCGTGTCCTGTCCGAGGGCACCTTCCCACGTTGCATCTTCTGTCTGGTCGCTTTTTTCACATCCTTGCGCGGCTTGGCTCCAGATACGACTTCACGCATCTCGTCGTTGAATCGCTTGATGAACATCATCGCATTCATGAGCGCGTCCACAGGACCCTGACCGAAGATAGGCGTCACCTTGGCCAAATGTCCCTCTATCATCACTGGCGTGTACCAGCAGCGCTCCTGTGGGAAATGGACAGGCTGCCCTACTGTGAGTCTTGAAGTGCGCCGCTTGCCCTCGGGAGTAGTGTATCTCCAGTAGTCATCCGCGATAGGAACTTCGATCACGGTCAACTTCGGGCGCCAATCATCTTCGGGCACATGCCACCTCAGCGGTTAGATTTAGCGGGAGGACCGAAATACGCATTGCAAAACACGATACATGCTCCTTTGGAGGCCCTGCTGGTCGCCCAGCATGCTCGCCTGATTGCAACCTGTCTTGCAGTCCTGTCAGGAAGCGCCCTACAGAATGACTCCATGGCCTCACCACCGGCCTCGCACGCCTGCGTGCACGCAAGTGACTTCCAAGGGTCTTTAGTATTCGGCTCATATTCCTCGCTTGGAGTTGCGGGAGCCGAGTCTGATGCCAAAGTCCTCTCTGGAGTTGCAGCCTCGCTCCGGAAGAGATTCTGAGAAGCTGTGCTCCGCCACTGGGAGGATGGCCCCGATTCAGCTAGCGGCGATCCCCAAGAAGCCCCTGAGGCAGGAGCTGTTGCGCACGCCAATAAGAGCGTGCAGACGGAGAGTGCATGGCGCCGAGGCATAAGGTCCCACCAGCATATGGGTAGTCCTCTCGGCAGCCAATACCTTACCTCGCGAGGGCACGCACTACCGGTGGTCTCTCACGGAGTTCCGCCAAGCCTGCTCAGGGGGTGCAGTGCTGGGCAGTCTTGCTTGAATGGCGCGACCGAGTTGGATCGCTCTCGCCAGAAGCTCCGAGCGGCAGGTTCGATTCCCGCCGCCTCCACCCCGAGAAGCCCAGCAATCTTGAGAGGACCGCTCGGCCTGATCGGGTCATCCCTCCTTGCGGCGGTAATGCATCGCCACCTGCCCGGACTTCAGCAGTTTCGTCGAGACGAGCTCGAGGCGCCGCGAGGTCTCCAGGCCCTGGAACAACGTCGGCCCGTGGCCGGCGAAGACAGGGTGGACAACGAGACGGTACTCATCGATCAGCCCCAGCCGCTCGAGCGCCGTCGAGAGCGTGGGACTGCCCACCAGCACGCCTTGCGGGGTCTTCTCCTTCAGCTGCGTCACGGCCTCACGCAAATCCCCCTCGAGGCGGAAGGTGTTGTTCCACGGGAAGTCGCGGCGCGAGGCCGAGACCACATACTTCGGCTTGGCCTCCAGCTTGCGCGCCCACTCCCGCATCGCGCGTGGCGCGTTCTCGTCGCGCGCCACCGCCGGCCAGGCGCTCTCCATGAGCTCGTACGTGACGCGCCCCCACAGCATCGCCC
Above is a window of Pyxidicoccus xibeiensis DNA encoding:
- a CDS encoding fatty acid desaturase family protein, producing the protein MSTAVPFRDPSPRPDFPSIDVDAFDRDLSALRAELGTSFDPEDLAHFRKLERWGRACTLLGYATAWLVPNPVSALLLAQGSTTRWTMMAHHVTHRGYDRVRDVPARYTGRGFAAGWRRGVDWLDWIAPDAWRHEHNVLHHGRTGERIADPDLVEDNTRWLRDSRMPMWLKYVLVTLIACTWKLTYYAPNTFQEWRRAERRRAGGPEEGESHLIEAFNPLTAEGRAFWWTSVLPYAAVRFGLLPLLFLPLGTWAATCVLINSVLAEVLTNLQTFLLIAPNHAGEDLYRFEDRGSGRAEYYVRQVVGAANYRTGGDVVDFLHGGLNYQIEHHLWPDLTLRQYQQLQPRVKALCEQHGVPYVQEGVFRRLSKLVHIMVGKTSMRSVASRQVSSRE
- a CDS encoding DUF1801 domain-containing protein yields the protein MATPKSAASRKSATKQAAPKKAAAKKAAAKKAVATKAAQAVPKLSPSAVVPKALAAKGASIEGFIAALEGWQQAIVRPLAALIAKEAPEAAAYVKWGHPVWDVGGPFALVKPAKGHVTLGFWRGGQLSDADGILEGEGAGMRYVRIPQGGALPASLAALVREAVALNERHGDPLKR
- a CDS encoding dihydrofolate reductase family protein, with the translated sequence MGLLTFGLNVTLDGCCDHREGIADDELHDYFTQLMDAAGAMLWGRVTYELMESAWPAVARDENAPRAMREWARKLEAKPKYVVSASRRDFPWNNTFRLEGDLREAVTQLKEKTPQGVLVGSPTLSTALERLGLIDEYRLVVHPVFAGHGPTLFQGLETSRRLELVSTKLLKSGQVAMHYRRKEG
- a CDS encoding RNA polymerase sigma factor, translated to MPTSLAPHIEHLLRELAPRVLGLVVRRFHDFAASEDAVQEALIAATAQWPRDGVPEEPRAWLIQVAARRLTDQVRAEAARRRREALVVSLVPPEEQLALAPDSDESAGRDDTLVLLFLCCHPALTSASAIALTLRAVGGLTTAEIAKAFLVPEATMAQRISRAKQTIKASGVPFQLPTVEERAQRLGNVLHVLYLIFSEGYTTSSGPELHRTDLSGEALRLTRMLRALLPEDGEVAGLLALMLLTDARREARTGPVGELIPLDEQDRSRWDAQAIAEGVALVTETLSKGSIGVYPVQAAIAAVHDEAPRAEDTDWPQILALYGVLMQLSDNPMVTLNHAVATAMVHGPEAGLELLKALDGDARLAGHHRLDAVRAHLLERAGDPEGAIQHYTKAAGRTTSIPERNYLLTQAARLSDARK
- a CDS encoding YciI family protein, with product MKYMMMMNTPSRGPYQVASWPRKDLEAHIQFMKDFAKKLSAAGELVAAEGLAGPDQAKLIRAGSDGRPVTDGVFPESKEFLAGYWIVDVESPERAYQLAAEASAAPGPGGKPLNLAIEVRQVMSGPPEV